From Antechinus flavipes isolate AdamAnt ecotype Samford, QLD, Australia chromosome 1, AdamAnt_v2, whole genome shotgun sequence:
ccaatatatgtatgcatatttatacaattatcatgatgcacaagaaaaatcagatcaaaaaggaaaagaatgagaaagaaaacaaaatgattttttagatctatttttgcttttgcttaatttgagatcaggatggctacccctgcttttttactttagctcaagcataatagattctgctccagccttttacccttactctgaattgtatcattctgctttacagcccctctccctttcttatacctttccttttctacttctgttatctcttctattagcctccccctttcctttcccctcttcccttcttcctctaacTTCTTTTCTCTCAGGTGATGTTGTTCAATCCCAGATTTCATGaggttatttttattgttctctttttctcttttgtttgttcAACCCTTCTCCTGGTCAATTCAGCATGTGGTACAtaatcctttttccctccccttctctacctcatctttttttttcttccggTGATATTAATTTATGATGATTTCCCCCCACGTATTATTTTGTGtcttggatagagcactgaaagGGAATCAAGAGTACATAGGTTCAAAGCTTGCAGCAAACATTAATTACCTGTAGCACCCATCAATTGcctgtaattatttttcttattttctcaattttcttatctctaagTAGGCAGCTGGCCTTGATGATCTCAAAGGTTCCTAccatttttaaaactatgatcACTTTTCAGCCTTCTACCCTGGGATAGCTCCACTCTTGGGCTCACTTCATTAATTGGTGAATTGCTCTGAGAATCTCCATTTTGAGGAAGTGCCAGATTAGCCATGCTTAGTCTTTTGCTGATCTGTTGGCTGTGGCCTCTTTGTGGGTACCTTTCTTTCTCTACCCTTTCcgcttttatgtgttgttttcactcattagattgtaagctcttttgAGAGCAGggcctgtcttttttttttttttttttttttttttggcttctatttgtattctcagtgcttagagCAATGCCTGGActgtaataaatgtttaataaatgctctatctatttatctatatattgaTCACCTCTATCTATTGATATATCCATTTGTCTGTCTTGTCTACCTTaactgcatatatatacatatatatatatattttatatctatcatctagctattcatctatatctatctctctagCATTGAAATGGAAGTTTCTTCAataattgaggaaacaaaagtttaAACTTCCAAGCAGATGACTTTATTAAGCAATGCTTTCTAATTGCATAACAAATTGGGATCAAGCCTCCTCAGTTTTGGCACTGGACCCCAAATATAGAGGAGACAGAtatttatgcattaaaaacaatcaaataatacaaattgattaaaagaaaacaattaacggGAAATTAgttaatctgatttttaattggaggaaagattaagGATTTTCCAAGTTGGGAGGGAAAGTGCAAACAGGTACAatttcctgaaatcagaaaaagaggtcCCCCATTccccccaaatatatatatatattcaatcaaaagaacatggaaacaataattgATTAACCAGAGCAGGACCAAATTTAAGATAAGGCACATGGGTTGCTTGAGATGTATAATTATGAAAATCTTCTTCCATCAGTCTTTGGATTTGACCAGGTTTTTGATCAGCATAATCTAAGTCCTTATTTAAGGCTCCCTAATCAACATATAGAACTAGTCTAACTTCCCAGTCATATAGGGTTGGGTTCATACTATACGATAAAGTTTTCTTCAAGTTTCCACAACTGCATGAAGTTCTTGCCTGatattattagaatattattaactcttattaataatatgaaataatataataatagttattattagaATAATAGTGAGAAGATgacttgtttccttctctatagcTATCCCTGGGATTCTTTGGGCTTGCCCAGGTACATCTTTTTATGTGAAGTCAAGAGAAATAAACAACATTATGCTTATATGAATAGGTCTTCTCCTGAAGTATATCCCACAGAAGTCAATGTTTTGTGATGTGTAAAAAATTTGAGACAGAGTTTCTGGGTAATCAGTTACTTTATTAATTATTGTTTGAGGATAATTAATAAAAGCAGTCAGTAGCACTCTTGAATACCAAAAGACCATTCACGCAGGTCTTTCATTATGCATATGCCTTTGGAAGAGTGGTGTTTCCAACTGGCAACAATAAAttttgattggttaacaattaatgagagatgTACTTATTCTAATGAGGGGCTGCCAGATGTGACTTTGATCACTCTTGCTCCCAGATCATTCCCAATCTCAGATAATCTAGACAAAAGATGTACCCCCCACCAGCTCTTTCCTGAGTGGAACAAAAGGGGCTAAAATTCACCTTAGAGTAAATACTTTGTAAGGTTTTCTAGTGGGATGAAATCTCCTATCCAAGACCAAAAAGCATGTATGATGGGGGTGTGGGCAAGCTCATCCATTAACAATATCCTTCAGCAACAGAAAAACCAACAAGTTTCTAGTTTCTAAATGAGAAGGTAAAAAATCCTGGTCCTGATTTCAACAATGAATTATTAATATGAGAGAAACAATTACTTTTCTCAGCTCTTCAGAGGTCAGCAGTTACTCATGATGATGGTGTCACTGTCCTGGATCCCATAGTTTCTGAGAGTCTTATAATCGTAAAGTCTTTGGCCTTGGAATTCTAGGAGTTGGGACTCTACTGGAAACCCCTCTGCCTCTTCAATCTTCTCCTTCAGATCCTGGATGCAATCATCAGGGTCAACAGCATAAATCTTGCAGTGGTTGTTGGGCCCTTTAACAAAGATCTGGATCTCAGGCCAGAAGGTTTCCAGTAGATAGACAACAATTTGATAGAAGATCCCATATTGGGCTAATGTATCTCTCCCTCTGAGGAGTTGCCTTTCACCACTGGGATCTTGGAAGGAGAGACGCAGCTGACCTGTGAGCTTTAGCTCCtgtctgatttttattttcatcctaCTAATCAGGTCATAGGGATTCACCCAGAGTGTCCAATTTTTCCAATCAGACTGTCTCAGGATCACCTTAACATTTCTGGCTCCCTGGAAAGGAGGGGGATAAAAGAACATCAATCAATGATTCTTTGTGGGGGACACAGCCTCAGAAAACGTCACTACCCTCTGCTCTTAGAGATGGGAACAAGAGTGTTTGGTGATTCACCAAACCACATACACTATTCATAGTGACAACTTTATAGTAACAGCAACTTCTTATAGAGCTGACaatacttagcatttatatagcacttaccaTGTGCTAAATGTACTGCTAAgccttttataaatatctcatctgatcttcacaatcaccctgtgaaataggtgctattattaaattcattttacagttgaggaaactgaggcagacagattgtTAATTGactttgtctaggatcacacaactagaaagtttctgagattggatttgactTGGGGTTTTTATTCATTGTGTTACTGAGCTGCCATATAacaatttcttgtatttttcacAATGTTTAATGTGTTTTTATCCCTAGCAGTAGGAATAAGAAGCTCTCTGGCACTGGACTTAGAAGATCTAGAGGAGTGGATTTTGAATCTTTCCCTTGTCGTGGGTAAGCCCTTAGCTCTGTTTGAGcgtgtttcctcatctttaaaagcgTATGAAGCTAAGAGGTACagatgtttgatttatatatcatCATTGGAGATCCAGCACAATGCAGTGGAAAGGAACTGGCTCTGAGTTCAGAGGAGCCATGTTCAAATTCTGACCCTGATCTCTCTGCCAGATTCTTTGTTCCACTTAGCCCTCTCCAGGTAATACATTTAGGGTTATGGAGGTGGTAAAATAATGGAACCTGTTCAGATTCTTCTTTGGGAGGGCTCCAGAGCACCTGGGGAAATTAGAAGGGATGGGATGCAGACAGGAGGTAGAGGGAATGATGAGGTCCAGACCTGGGGAGTGACTCTACCTGGACATCCCAGCTTtggatttcttcatcattttcatcatagCAGCAGTCCCGTTTCAGGCAGTGGGCAGCCTCCTGGGCCAACACATCCCATCTCCTGCCCTCTCCCACATTATTAGTAGGGTCAGCTGGATCCAAAATAATGGGTCTGGAACAGAGAAGTAGGTTCAGAATGGCGTTCTGCCCCCAGCCCTTTCGCTTCTTTTGCATTGAATTTAAACCTGTTGTTTTGCAAGTTTGCCTCATGGTTGCCAGTTCTGCTCCTGTGAGACCAAGAAGGACCAGCAGGGTCTTTGTTCCAAAGACAATGATCTGGTTGGAGAATACGATTGAGGTAACTTGATAGAGGTAATTCAATCCTACCCATgtcagcctcattttcccctttcattttacaaaagccTTCATCTACTCATCTCCTAGGTGGTCCCCCAATCACACTCCCTATGTGAAAAGAAGCCCCCAAACCCTCACTTCCGACCTTCTCATGTCCCCTCCCCCACAGAGAGTAGAGGCAGGGAGAAGGGTGTTAGCacctatttttcttcagtttgtttTTCACAAAGTCTCGAACGATGgcattttcaaaattataatttgtgGTCCAATAGATGCATATGTTCTCATAATCCTGGAGCAGCTTCATCACAGTTACAAAGCCTTCCTCAGTTCTGAAGTACTCGGATCTTTGAGTCCCCATCTCCCAAGCATAGACGGTCAGTAGCTCCAGGGCATATTTGGGGGGTAGAAAGACTCGGTGGCACTTAGCTTTCACTTTCTATGAGAAAAAGCAAGACCATCCTTCAAGAGTTATAGTCAATCAGTCATTCAGTCAACAcacattttttaatgaatgaaagcTCATCAAGCACTAATGCTTTCTtgatgtcagacactgtgctaggtccCAAGGACAACAAGGCAAAAGTGAAAGCCATCTCTGACActaaggagattacattctactggaagGGGACAATATTTACGTAGATTTTGGATTCCTAGTAAATACAAGTAAATTTTAGAGAGAGCAGCTGGGTAATAGTGTTTGaattgagtgttttttttttttttctgaggcaattgggattaagtgacttgcccagggtcacacagctagggagtgttaagtggctgagaacagatttgaactcaggtcctcttgacttcaggtctgatGCTCTATTTATTtcgacacctagctgccccatgaaaTGAGTggagttgtttctttctttctttctttcttttttttttttttttttgctgagacattggggttaaatgacttgcccctagtcacacagtcaggaagtattaaatgtttgaggctagatctgaactcaagtcctcctgacttcagggctagttccctatccactacaccaaatAGCTGTCCATGAACTGAGTTTTAAGGAAATTTCCACAGGCAGAGATGAACATGGCCAGACATGGGGTGCAGTCTATACAAAAACAGGgagattggaaaagaaatgtCATATGTAGAAAGGCAAGAAGGCCCATTTGACTGGAGTTTAGAATGTGGAAAATGAATTATGTCCAATATGGTTGGAAAGATAGACTGGAGCTAAATTATGAAAGGCTTGCCACTGGATATCATCGAGCCCAGGATTGTCATGGTTTTTGTCTATACTTATGAATATCGCTTTGACAGTTATGTGGAGATGGACCTGAGAGGGGAAAACTTAGAGATGAGGGATCAATCGAGAGTCACTGGAATAGTCCAGGGGAGAGGTGATAAAGATCTAACGTTGTGGGGTGCCCATGTGAGCAGACAAAAGGGaatataataataagagaaattatagatttagaagcCACAAGACTAGGCAATTGATATGTGTGGGATGAGAGAAAGTAAATGACTGAAGATGATGCTGGCTATGAGCCTGGGCCATTAGGAGGAAGGGATGCTCTTgacaaaaacccagaaagaacTCCTAGCAAGATTTTAAATGCTTCTCTGTTCCTAGAGTTTACAAGACCACCTTCAAtgttcttgtttgtttatttatttttggatttcATTCACTGGCCAGAATGCAagtacttttaaagtttttattagacacttgataaatattatctttttggaGACTCTTGTATCCCTGAAAAAAATGATTAAccttatgaaataatattgtttttcaCTCTCATTTCATCActgggaaaactgagactgatAAGGGTTGAGTTGActtgggagaagagaagagggacatATATAAAGCTGTGATCTAGAGAAAGATCTAGCAAAGCAGAcagaaggagaaccaggagaaaggaatatTCTTGACaatctagaaagaagagaatattgaggaagagagaatagaatgatCAATATACTGTTAAAGGCTGTGGAGAGATCAAGGAGagaataaggactgagaaaaggctgttggatttggcaattaagagatcattggtaactttggctGGTGTGTGTTTGAGGCAGcatttgaagtcaagtcttcctgattccaggtccggCATTCTAACATCTGCTCTCCGTAATGGATAGTGCAATTAATTGTTTAGTACAGGCCCAAAGATTTGGCCAGCAGGAAGTGAGACTGGGCTTAGGGAAAACCACCTTCATTCTGGGTGGGTGTGtaaaaatttccattaaaaaagaaaattttgggtCTAGTTAGTCACTAATTGAGGTATTCTACTCACGGGGATTGTTCTATAGAGCCAGCACCCAAGAACTAAGAGTTAGGAGGAATCCAGGGGCCATCGACTGAATTCAATCTATATCTGGTCAAGATATCTTCCCTGGTATCCTTAACAAAGGTCACccagtctctgcttgaagatctcccTTGAGGGGCTTGCCCCCTGCTCAGGCAGTGTATTCCATTTTGGGATAATTCTCATTGATAAGAAGCTTCCCCTGATATCAAGATGGCATTTTTATACCTTCCCCCCTTGTATTGCTCTTGGTTCTGAAGAAGGCTCTTCTACAGAGTAGTCTTTCAGGTACTTGAACATAGCTCTGGGAAGTTTCTCACTGAAACTTCTTCCCTCTTTAGGCTaaccatccttccttctttcaaccAGGGCCCATGTAGCATGGAATCTGGTCTTCTCACAGTCTTGGGAAATCTCTTTTGGGCAAACTATAACTTGACTTTCCAACAATGTCATGTTTGGTATTGTGCTCCAATTGTGACTGGACCAGGGATGCCCATGGCAGAAGTTGGACCCTTACTCcattccaatcagtattaatcagtttGATTTCATTCTAAGTTCTGTATATTAAACCTTGGACCTGAGATTGTAAATTCGCTGTGACCGAATTACATGGAAAATCCTCCAACTTCTTTTTGTACCTCTGGACCTTGATCTCTTGTCCAACACGAGCATGGGaccatcttatgaccacttaGTCAGTGGAGCCTCATGTTTCAGCCAATCTGTGACCCTCCCcgcttcccctctcccccatatgTCCTTTTTGACTTtcaagagcaaagtctatcaaacAATTAGATTCTGTATTCTGCCATGTTTCTTCTGCAAAATTGGGTATCAAACCCTATAAAAACAAGGTCCTGTAGGTCAGGGGCATCTTGGAAGAtctgaggagaagaggaagaagaaaaacccaTGGATCCTTTGATAAAGGGCCATTGGCTCAGAGTTATTGTAGGTTGGGAATTTTAATCCCCAACCAGGACCTGTAGGagcaaatataaagtcctttacttgtcattcaaagcccttcttAATTTGCTCCTcccatctttttatttctcttttcactttatcTGTCTtccctttttcaatttctttcctcctctgcCTCCCTACTCCTATCTATTACCAAGATCCTCTAAGATTCTGTGACACTGACCTTCCAGCTGTTCCTCAAACAGGACCCTTCATCTCCAGACTTTggtcattttctctggctgtcccccatgcttagaatgctcttcttcctcatctctgccttctggcttcctttgaatcccagctaaaattccacttcTTGAGGAAGTCTTTCCCTGTTGCagtctctctgttgattatttctaatttatcctatacatagcttctttgtacataattgtttatatAGTGCATTCTCCACTAAATGGAGCTCCTTAAAAACATGGACTGTCtaacctttctttatatctgtCTTTATGTCTACAGGGCTTAgtatatagtgcctggcacatagaaggtgcttaataaagttttattgacTGTCTGATCTTTAACAGCTTCAGTTTGAGGGTTAAAATATTTAGCATCTTTTCACaattgtaaagtgggaataattaTAATACCTACAACCCAGACTTGTTgtcataatatttgtaaagtgctagctagctattattattcctttgaTTTATCAGTACAATAACTGTCCAAAAAATAAGTGTGATGAGTCTAGAATGATCTGGTCCTGATTAAGTCTGATTTGTTCTTTTGTGATCCCCATTAACCTTTCTAAGGTCTAGATAGCACTCTTAGATGGTAAAGGTTCTTCTTGTAGATTCCTATGTCAAGAAAGAATCTCAAGACCTGAGTGTGTCAAATCCATGGATCATCCATTTGGCTCTGGAAGCCAAATCCAAGGAGATGTCAGAGATGAAGACTTATCGGGAATTAGCCCATCATCATCCCTTGTTCTGCTTAGCATAGTATCCAGCACATtttaggcatttaacaaatatttttatctgtctctttttaaatatataaatagaggGAAGGGAACAGATATTAATGAAGCACCTAGTGTATGCTAGACACATTGCTACTATCATCtctgatccttataacaactctgaaaggtaggtactatttttgttccttttttgccaatgaggaaatggaggctgagaGAGGTAAAGCAGTTTGTCTTAGAACATATAGttggaaagtgtctgaggctggatttgaatacaggtcttcctgactccaggccctgtcCTCTATCCCATGTACCACACACCTATTAAAAAGTGGAGATATGTATaatccatacatacatatacagataattatatttgtttatcATCTGTTTGTCTGTTTGGCAGACTAAGTGacaaaaaagaaccttaactggtcttcctgattcagagGCCTGAATCAGGCCTCTGTCTGTGTATCGATagtatttatc
This genomic window contains:
- the LOC127545575 gene encoding 2'-5'-oligoadenylate synthase-like protein 2, with translation MASYSDLYRTPAKRLDAFVAQKLQPDVEWKKEIKDVFKRVQQFLREQCFHTPIFLDREVEVKKVFKGGSVGKGTILNHGSDVDLVIFLSCFSSFQEQKKLRGHIITHIEERLTRCRKSLAFDVQAITTAQTWRWGAGPRSLSFYIQARKSSKRIKVNVLPAFDAIGNLARNEKPSPEVYENLIKSQSKPGEFSSSLSELQRNFFKPLPVKLKNLLRLVKHWYLKKVKAKCHRVFLPPKYALELLTVYAWEMGTQRSEYFRTEEGFVTVMKLLQDYENICIYWTTNYNFENAIVRDFVKNKLKKNRPIILDPADPTNNVGEGRRWDVLAQEAAHCLKRDCCYDENDEEIQSWDVQGARNVKVILRQSDWKNWTLWVNPYDLISRMKIKIRQELKLTGQLRLSFQDPSGERQLLRGRDTLAQYGIFYQIVVYLLETFWPEIQIFVKGPNNHCKIYAVDPDDCIQDLKEKIEEAEGFPVESQLLEFQGQRLYDYKTLRNYGIQDSDTIIMSNC